In Candidatus Aegiribacteria sp., a single genomic region encodes these proteins:
- the thiS gene encoding sulfur carrier protein ThiS, producing the protein MITVNGITLDWYEGKTVYDVIQEMNYLFPLLIARINGKFIPRNKYDSTEIPDEATVDIIHLMSGG; encoded by the coding sequence ATGATAACTGTCAATGGAATTACACTGGACTGGTACGAAGGTAAAACCGTCTACGATGTCATACAGGAAATGAACTACCTTTTCCCTCTCCTTATAGCTCGAATAAACGGCAAATTCATACCCAGAAACAAATACGATTCCACGGAAATTCCCGATGAAGCAACTGTAGACATAATCCATCTGATGTCCGGCGGATAA
- a CDS encoding (2Fe-2S)-binding protein, with protein sequence MADKNMITIEIDGKSVSVEKDTTILEAARVIDIFIPALCNSELVEPYAACRLCIVEVDDGRKTKLVTSCNYPVRRPIRVYTSSEKVLRNRKITLEMMLSRWPNVQVIKDLAKNAGVEKARYQHPAVDLNPNACILCGLCMRVCEQGIWENIINFTNRGAERAVRMPYDSEQPHCVGCGACAEICPTGAITMVDDPNQPYDAEMIRKAGMRITEEMIKYDEEQCDMRGVGTAHLVEIMDAYDLLPVMNYRYGKHEDTPKISSDIFRKYFTKGKPDGCWLGCTMACAKAIENFELKTGPYKGEKVLVDGPEYETLGGSSNMGIFDPYFVAEYNFYCDTYGLDTISFSTGTSFVMECYEAGVLDKEKTGGLEIPFGAKDAALELLHQIGRGEGFGLIAGKGIRYMKKYFVNYFGADPGFVFDIGMEAKGMEYSEYVTKESLAQQGGYGIALKGAQHDEAWLIFMDMVNKQIPTFEDKAEALHYFPMWRTWFGLCGLCKLPWNDVEPADNAETDEPAKVPAHVQGYCEFFEGVTGKPQTMDSLVRMSEKVYNFQRVFNLKMGFGRREHDAIPYRSAGPVTVEEYESRQERYDTQLREDVGIDPSGMSSEEKVALTRNHREAQYEQLLDAVYKRRGWTNDGVPTVAKLMELGVDFTDVIELVKKHGG encoded by the coding sequence ATGGCTGACAAAAATATGATAACAATCGAAATTGACGGGAAATCAGTCTCGGTTGAGAAAGATACTACCATTCTTGAAGCCGCCAGAGTAATCGATATCTTCATCCCGGCTCTCTGCAACAGTGAGCTGGTGGAGCCGTATGCGGCATGCAGGCTCTGCATCGTGGAAGTTGATGACGGAAGAAAAACGAAACTCGTTACTTCATGTAATTATCCGGTTAGAAGACCCATCAGGGTATATACTTCATCGGAGAAGGTGCTCAGGAACAGGAAAATCACTCTGGAGATGATGCTTTCAAGGTGGCCCAATGTACAGGTCATCAAAGATCTCGCAAAGAATGCCGGTGTCGAAAAAGCACGTTATCAGCATCCCGCTGTCGACCTGAATCCCAACGCCTGTATTCTCTGCGGTCTCTGTATGAGAGTCTGCGAACAGGGCATCTGGGAAAATATCATTAACTTCACGAACAGGGGCGCTGAGAGGGCTGTGCGAATGCCATACGATTCCGAGCAACCTCATTGCGTTGGGTGCGGTGCCTGCGCTGAAATTTGTCCCACCGGGGCAATAACCATGGTGGATGATCCCAACCAGCCGTACGACGCCGAAATGATAAGAAAAGCCGGTATGAGAATAACCGAGGAGATGATCAAGTACGACGAGGAACAATGCGATATGCGCGGAGTGGGAACAGCCCACCTCGTTGAGATAATGGATGCCTACGATCTCCTCCCTGTCATGAACTACCGCTATGGAAAGCATGAAGATACTCCGAAGATCAGCTCTGACATTTTCAGAAAATACTTCACAAAAGGCAAACCTGATGGATGCTGGCTTGGATGCACAATGGCCTGCGCCAAGGCTATCGAGAACTTTGAATTGAAAACCGGTCCTTACAAGGGTGAGAAAGTACTTGTTGACGGTCCGGAGTACGAAACACTTGGCGGTTCATCCAACATGGGCATATTCGATCCCTATTTCGTGGCCGAGTACAACTTCTACTGCGATACGTACGGACTCGATACGATCTCCTTTTCAACGGGAACATCCTTTGTCATGGAATGTTACGAAGCAGGCGTTCTTGATAAGGAGAAAACCGGGGGGCTTGAAATCCCCTTCGGCGCCAAGGATGCGGCACTTGAACTGCTCCACCAGATAGGCCGCGGAGAAGGCTTCGGCCTTATAGCCGGCAAGGGCATTCGATATATGAAAAAGTACTTCGTAAACTATTTCGGGGCTGATCCGGGCTTCGTATTTGACATAGGCATGGAAGCCAAGGGCATGGAATACTCGGAATACGTCACCAAAGAATCCCTTGCCCAGCAGGGCGGTTACGGAATAGCCTTAAAAGGCGCCCAGCATGACGAAGCATGGCTCATCTTCATGGACATGGTCAACAAGCAGATACCAACCTTTGAAGATAAGGCGGAAGCCCTTCACTACTTCCCCATGTGGAGAACCTGGTTCGGCCTCTGCGGGTTATGCAAGCTCCCGTGGAACGATGTTGAACCTGCGGACAACGCCGAAACGGATGAACCTGCAAAAGTTCCCGCACACGTTCAGGGGTACTGCGAGTTTTTCGAAGGCGTCACCGGAAAACCCCAGACTATGGACAGCCTGGTAAGGATGTCCGAGAAAGTCTACAATTTCCAGCGTGTATTCAATCTGAAAATGGGCTTCGGCAGACGTGAACATGATGCAATACCTTACAGGTCCGCCGGTCCCGTAACAGTTGAGGAATACGAATCCCGTCAGGAAAGGTACGATACTCAGCTTCGAGAAGATGTGGGTATCGATCCTTCCGGAATGTCCTCCGAAGAAAAGGTTGCTCTTACGCGTAACCATAGAGAAGCGCAGTACGAACAACTTCTGGACGCGGTATACAAGCGCAGAGGCTGGACGAACGACGGCGTTCCGACAGTTGCCAAACTCATGGAACTCGGGGTGGACTTCACAGATGTAATCGAGCTTGTCAAGAAGCACGGAGGATAA